A section of the Harmonia axyridis chromosome 2, icHarAxyr1.1, whole genome shotgun sequence genome encodes:
- the LOC123672396 gene encoding uncharacterized protein LOC123672396, protein MQLFMEIILFILNNNYCVFKEKYYLQIFGCAMGSKLSPRLAQYVMDHLVKSCVEKLPFNIPILKKFVDDLLLTVPKTHIQTTLKCFNSYSKNLQFTLEVENLEQCVPFLDTKVQRQDDVIKLKWHRKETHSNKMIHYNSDHNINIKINMIKQMKNRIKRICHESYIQEGIQNLLEILRQNGYPYGMLKKLLYASDTTEAPQLIRSEEETEEIHYASYPNIHGLTKKLINIFKHEKVKIAIYNKKTVGNLYTKLKHPIQTLLKSNVVYEVKCEDCEKIYIGHTSQWLKSRLALHKSDIAKHPDRCALATHAFNLNHKINFEEAKVLKTEKNYKKRLILEMIEINKQENIINKKTDTNKLSAIYGYLLEKSEENIYFFDGPVDE, encoded by the coding sequence ATGCAGCTGtttatggaaattattttgtttatattgaataacaacTACTGCGtgttcaaagaaaaatattaccTTCAAATATTTGGATGTGCTATGGGTTCTAAACTAAGTCCAAGACTAGCCCAATATGTCATGGATCACTTGGTAAAATCATGTGTGGAAAAGTTACCATTTAATATacccattttaaaaaaattcgtaGACGACTTATTATTGACTGTACCAAAAACACATATACAGACTACGTTGAAGTGTTTTAACTCTTATTCCAAAAACTTACAATTCACTTTGGAAGTAGAAAACTTGGAACAATGTGTACCTTTCTTAGACACAAAAGTACAAAGACAAGATGATGTTATAAAGTTAAAATGGCATAGAAAAGAAACCCACTCAAACAAAATGATCCATTATAATTCAGACcataacataaatataaaaattaacatgataaaacaaatgaaaaatagaataaaaagaATATGTCATGAGTCTTACATACAGGAGGGAATACAAAATTTATTGGAGATATTAAGACAGAACGGATATCCCTATGGaatgttgaagaaattattgtatGCAAGTGACACCACAGAAGCACCACAActaataagaagcgaggaagaaacAGAGGAAATTCATTATGCATCATACCCAAATATACATggattaacaaaaaaactaataaatatatttaaacatgaaaaagtgaaaattgctatttataataaaaaaactgtgggcaatttatatacaaaattaaaaCATCCTATTCAAACACTATTAAAAAGCAACGTAGTCTATGAAGTAAAATGTGAAGATtgcgaaaaaatatacataggaCATACATCTCAATGGTTGAAAAGCAGATTGGCATTACACAAATCAGATATTGCAAAACATCCGGATAGATGCGCACTAGCAACCCATGCATTCAatttaaatcataaaataaatttcgaagaaGCAAAGGTgttaaaaacggaaaaaaattacaaaaaaaggttGATATTGGAAATGATAGAGATAAATAAACaggaaaatattattaacaaaaaaacagacACAAATAAGTTGAGTGCTATATATGGATATTTGTTAGAAAAATCGGAAGAAAACATATACTTTTTCGATGGTCCAGTTGACGAGTGA